Proteins co-encoded in one Garra rufa chromosome 7, GarRuf1.0, whole genome shotgun sequence genomic window:
- the LOC141338178 gene encoding zona pellucida sperm-binding protein 3-like, whose product MAFWHVGLVVFLALGFSDTQWKARAATNWPPINFRARPLSQVPQTDSGMPLRYGPGSPTFAPQRFPAPFPAQAPAGRPSQDLFGVQSKEMMMGPVAKLTWSFPSLPEEPPQPDIPFELRHPVPASSVAAQCAESSVYVEVMEDFFGTGKILSSSAFTLGGCGATGEDPSAQVLIFESELHGCGSTITVTEEGLVYSFNLLYTPQEVSYGVPIVRSSSAVVGIECHYSRLKNVSSDALMPTWVPYASTEVAEDVFVFSLKLMTDDWQFERPSNRYFLGDLLNLEASVLSYSHVPVRVFVDSCVATTTPDVTSVPRYSFIENNGCLVDAKLTGARSHFMPRTQDDKLQFQLEAFRFQQADSGLIYITCLLNVAAATSLTLTRPEQKACSFSANGWVSADGSDQVCACCDTICSVRSGSDQLLKDLRWERASVGPINVKEFGYGRT is encoded by the exons ATGGCATTCTGGCATGTTGGATTGGTGGTTTTTCTTGCACTGGGCTTCTCTGACACACAATGGAAAGCCAGAGCAGCAACCAACTGGCCCCCAATCAACTTTAGAGCTAGGCCGCTGTCACAGGTTCCGCAGACTGACTCTGGGATGCCTCTAAGATATGGTCCTGGTAGCCCTACATTTGCACCACAAAGGTTTCCTGCTCCATTTCCTGCCCAAGCACCAGCAGGAAGGCCTTCTCAAGATCTCTTTGGTGTTCAGTCAAAAGAGATGATGATGGGTCCAGTGGCTAAACTGACATGGAGCTTTCCAAGCCTGCCAGAAGAACCACCGCAGCCAGATATTCCTTTTGAGTTGCGTCATCCTGTTCCTGCCAGCAGTGTGGCAGCTCAGTGTGCTGAGAGCTCTGTGTATGTGGAGGTGATGGAAGACTTCTTTGGGACTGGGAAGATACTGAGCTCATCTGCTTTCACACTGGGAGGCTGTGGTGCAACTGGAGAAGACCCTTCTGCTCAAGTGCTCATCTTTGAGTCTGAACTGCATGGATGTGGTAGTACAATAACG GTGACTGAAGAGGGACTTGTCTATTCATTCAACCTTCTCTACACCCCACAAGAGGTTTCATATGGCGTTCCTATTGTTAGGAGTAGTAGTGCGGTGGTTGGTATCGAGTGTCACTATTCAAG ATTGAAGAATGTGAGCAGCGATGCCTTGATGCCCACTTGGGTTCCATATGCATCTACTGAAGTTGCAGAGGACGTCTTTGTCTTTTCCCTCAAGCTTATGACTG ATGACTGGCAATTTGAGAGGCCTTCTAACCGGTATTTCCTGGGTGACCTGCTCAATCTTGAAGCATCTGTGCTTTCATACAGTCACGTTCCTGTCCGTGTGTTTGTGGACAGCTGTGTGGCTACAACAACTCCTGATGTCACCTCTGTCCCCAGATACTCCTTTATTGAGAACAATGG GTGCCTGGTTGATGCTAAGCTCACAGGTGCCAGGTCTCACTTTATGCCCCGAACTCAAGATGATAAGCTGCAGTTTCAGCTGGAGGCATTCAGGTTCCAACAAGCAGACAGTGGACTG ATCTACATCACATGCCTTTTAAACGTGGCTGCAGCAACTAGCCTTACTCTAACAAGACCTGAACAGAAAGCTTGTTCGTTCTCTGCTAATGG TTGGGTATCTGCAGATGGTTCTGACCAGGTGTGTGCCTGCTGTGACACCATCTGTAGTGTCAGAAGTGGAAGTGATCAACTGCTTAAAG ATCTGCGGTGGGAAAGAGCTTCTGTTGGACCCATCAATGTTAAGGAATTCGGCTATGGCCGAACATAA